TGGCCAATGATGACTTCACTCGCTTAACGCTGGACACTATCGCGCTCTGTTCCATGGGAACTAGGTTCAATTCTTTTTACAGTGAAGATTTGCATCCTTTTATCAAGGCAGTGGCTACGTTGCTACAGGGATCCTCAGATAGGACTTTCCGTTCGACACTTCTTAACAACCTGCCTAcgagggaaaataaaaaatactgGAGTGATATCAGTCTTCTGCGAACGTTGTCTCAGGAACTAGTCGATGCACGGAGAAATAATCCAATAGACAAGAAGGACCTTCTTAATGCCCTTATCCTTGGTCAAGACCTCCAGACTGGCCAGCATCTCAGCGACGACTCAATCATCAACAATATGATAACATTCCTTGTCGCAGGTAAGGGGGTGTGTGTGGGTTTGTTACCCTAATTACTGACCTTTCGCATAGGACATGAGACGACATCTGCCACACTGACATTCCTTTTCTACTATTTGCTTAAGAACCCGCATGCATACCAGAGAGCACAGGAAGAAGTCGACACGGTAGTCGGTCAACGAAAGATTATAGTGGAGGATTTGTCAAAATTGCCCTACATTGCAGCCTCACTGAGAGAGACACTGCGGCTTCAGGCTCCAGTTCCTTTAATCGCTTTTCATCCCCACCCTACTAAAAACCATGAAGATCCAGTAACTTTAGGGAAGGGCAAGTATGCTTTAAACAACGATGAGCCTGTGGTTCTTATCATGGGAAAGGTACATCGGGATCCGAAGGTCTTTGGTGATGATGCAGAGGAGTTCAAGCCAGAGAGAATGCTGGATAAAAACTTTGAAGACCTCCCTAAGAATGCGTGGAAGCCGTTTGGAAACGGTATGAGAGGATGCATCGGCCGCCCATTTGCTTGGCAAGAGATGTTGCTTGTGGTGGCCATGTTGCTGCAAAATCTCAATTTTGAGATGGAGAATCCCAGCTATGATCTTCGAATCAAGCAGTCACTATCAATCAAGCCTGACGGCTTCCAAATGAAGGCAACGCTTCGAAGAGGTCTAGATGCAGCCAAGCTAGCGAGCGTCTTGAACAGCGGTGGCGATCTTTTGTCTCGTGCTCCTCAGATACTCAATGGGGAGTATAAACCTAACACAGATTTACGTTTTCATTTGAGGCCTATGCATATATTCTTTGGTAGTAATACTGGTACCTGTGAAGCTCTGGCTCGAAGGCTAGCTAAGGACTCTATGGGATACGGTTTTGCAACCAGGGTCGAAAGTCTGAACTCAGCCATGGAGAACATTCCCAGAGACAACCCTGTCATCTTCATTACCGCAACGTACGAGGGGCAGCCTCCTGATAACGCTGCCCATTTCTTCGAATGGCTGAACGGGCTAAAGAAAGCTGAGCTGGATGGAGTTAATTATTCTGTATTCGGATGTGGCCATCGTGAGCTATCCTTCTCCGCTTGATAGTTGTCATGCAGTTGCTCTTGACTGTGTATTTGCTAATGAGCCGGGACTATCAGATGACTGGTCAGCCACGTTTCTACGTATTCCCAAAGCTACCAATGATCTTATAGAGAAGCACGGCGGAACCCGCTTATGTGACATGGGTATGGCTGATGCAGCCAATTCAGACATGTTCTCTGATTTCGATACCTGGAGCGAGCTCATTCTCTGGCCGGCCATCAATTTGAAGTTTGGCCGTGCATCATCCGAGGGAGACGTACAATCCAAGTCTGCCTTACATGTTGACGTTAGTTCGAGCATGCGAGCTTCCACATTGGGCCTTCAGTTGCAGGAAGGATACGTGCTCGAAAACAAACTACTCACAACACCCGACGTGCCCGCCAAGAGAATGCTACGATTCAAACTACCACCAGATACAACCTACCAATGTGGAGATTATCTCATCGTACTACCTGTAAACCCAGCTCATGTTGTCTGCCGCGCAATCCGTCGTTTTAACATATCGTGGGACTCTATGCTTACAGTCAGGAAGCCGTCGCATGCTTCAGATGGCATCACGAACATGCCCCTAGAGACACCCATCTCCGCCTTCGAGCTCTTTTCAACATACGTGGAGCTATCCCAACCAGCATCCAAACGAGACCTAATCACCATCGCAGACGCAGCTACCACAGATACAGACGCTCAAGCAGAACTACAGTCACTCGCCTCCAGCCCTAACCGCTTCACTGAAGAAGTCATCAACAACCGCCTAAGCCCCCTCGACATTCTCATACGCCATCCTTCCATCAACCTACCACTGAGCACTTTCCTCGAAATGCTACCCCCCTTGCGAGTGCGCCAATActcaatctcatcatccccacTAGCCAGCCAATCCGACTGCACTATCACATTCTCAGTGCTAAACTCACCCCACCTATCAACAGAAAACAAACGATTCGTAGGAGTCGCATCCACATACCTCTCCGAACTTCAAGCGGGAGACCGCGTTCAAATTTCCATCCGCGCCTCGAACAACAAAGGCTTCAAACCCCCCTTGAAAGAGGAAACACCGATGATAATGGCATGCGCAGGAAGCGGTCTAGCCCCTTTCCGCGGTTTCATCATGGATCGCGCGGAAAGGAACCGCGGACGACGCACCGAACTACTTTCCGACGATGACCATCCCGAGATAGGTAAACCAGCAAGAGCTATATTATACATCGGCTGCCGCACAAAGGGCAAAGATGATATTCATGCGAGTGAGCTAGACGAATGGACTCGCCAGGGTGCTGTTGATGTCCGATGGGCGTATAGTCGGCCGACTGATAGATCGCAGAGACGTCATGTTCAGGATTTGCTGTTTGAGGATCGTAACGAGTTACTTGAGTTGATTGACCAGGGAGCACGCATCTATGTGTGTGGCGGAATGAGTGTCGGGCAGGGTATCCGCCAGGTATTCAAAGATATGTTCATTGAGAGATGTCGCGAGGTGCTGGAGAATGGCTCCGATGGGGACGAGGACGTGGCTGCTGAGGAGTATTTGGATAGTTTGAAGACTGAGGAGAGGTATGCGACGGACGTGTTTACGTAGGTTGTTATGTCCCAGATAGTAATCTTGGTGTCTAGAGCACGGCCAAATTGATATAGCATTGATGTTGGGTTTTTTTAGTTGGACTTAAGGGAAGTTGTTTCTGGGTATTGAATGCAAAGTTTAAGCTTAGGTTTTCTGCACATATTGCTATTCCTCTACGCGCTGTATTTATTGAACGCTTCTGGTAGAATAGTAGCTTACAAGTGCATCAAATGCACCTCTACGCAGTAGAGTACATCAACGAATAGCCCATACAACAGATATACCCTACAGTTCACAAACAAGAAACACACAATCCACCATACACATCTTCATTGCAACCCCTACATACAAGACACACATCTACCAGCCCCTATCACAAACCACCACCTCATTCCACATTCCACAATCCCATTCACACCCAACTCAGCCCCAAAACCCAAGTTCAACCCTTACCTCTAACACTCACtcagagagagaaagagagcgaaGAGAGAGATCAATCACCtaagcaaagaaaggaaacgCCCCACCACTAGGCGCAGGGAAAGACCCAGACGGAGTGGGACGAGGACCTTCGCCACCAGAAGGCTGAGGGAAACCGGAAGGCAAGGTTCCAGTAGGCTTAGGGCCGTGACCCTCGCCATGGTGACCCTTACCGCCATGGTGACCCTTACCGCCGTGGTGGCCCTCGCCGTGATGGCCCTCACCGTGGTGACCACCGGGGAAACCGCTGGGAGTAGCGCCAGAAGGAACCGGACCGCTGGGGGTAGGGAAGCCGGATGGAGCGGGGAAGGATGAGTCGTCGCCTTCACCCTCGTTGTCGTTGCCCTCGTCGGTGCCCTGGGCTTGTCGCTTTTCGAAGCCGCCGAAGGGCCAGCCTCCGAAGGGCCAGCCGCTGGATGGCGATCCCGAGGGAATTGGGAAGCCGGAGGGAATGGGGAAGCCGGATGGGATACCCGATGGAAAGCCGGTAGGAAAGCCGGTAGGAAACCCGGAGGGGATTGGGAAGCCCGATGGAATGCCGGTGGGGAAGCCGGAGGGGACGGGGAAGGGGAAGCCTTCACCTTCGTACCGCTTGTCGAATGACTGGTCAGGGAATCCTGCTCCGCCGGAGGGAGCGGGGAAATCAGGCTGCCCGCTGGGAACAGGGAAGCCAGCACCGCCGGAGGGAGTGGGAAAGCCGGATGGGAATGTACCGCTAGGGCCagggaaggggaaactaCCCTCGCCGCCCTCCTGGGGCTGGCCCTCAGACGGAGTGCCGAATGGGAAGTTAGGGAGAGACTGGCCGTCGCCGCTCTCGATGTGCTTGGGCAAGGCAAGGGCACAGCCCACAAGGCCAAGAGCAGCAGCGTTGGAGAACTTCATTTTGGATAGTTGTTAAAGAATGAAAGTAATTAAAGTATAAGATAGGTTTTCAAAGGAGTGCTTTTAAGGAATGCCAGATTCACTTAACGAAAGCTGATGAGGTTGGTCATGAAGAAAGATCGAAATCCATGGGAGAGTTGAAGGTCTTTATAAACTCGATAATCGGGGGGCATCAGAATGCCGAGAGCTTGAAAAAACTGATGAAGAGCGGTTAGCCAGGAGCACCTCATCAAAGGTGGAGGTCGATCACAAGCTTGGACTACACGGGTTCGCTTTCAGGCACGCCAAACCTAATATTGAGAGGTGGAACATCATGGAACCATATCAGAATCAGGTTGAGTCCTGTGTATCATTCCCCGAATGggatttcttctccatggcCTGGGGCACGTTCGGATAAAATTGCCTGTAGCCCTAAGAGTGTAGTCAGGCCGCAATGGCCGCCTTGTTTTTATGAGTGCCAGTTTTCCAGTCGATGTTGGAATAAGATCCAAGAATACTCCCACAGGGTCCAGCTTGAGTATACCCTGCGTATACCCTGAGTGTACCCTGAAAAGAAGGGTCTGAGATACGGGGGCAATGATGAAATCGCACACCATCCTGCCCAAATCGACATCTAATTCTCCAGCTCATGACGTGATCTTTGGAGCCATCCGGAAGCATGAGAGCCACGCCTTTGCACTGGGCCAGCCAACCCTAACCTACAGCGTTTCCTCTCATGGAATTCGAGACGGAGATCGTTGTGTCCATGAAGAATAGACCCACCAAGCGACAATTGACAACCAATCACATTGACAAACCAATGGACTGCAGCTTAGATCGACATTATAATCCACCGCAAGGTTTAACGGGCCATCGAATTATCCCTATTGGTGCAACCGACCAAAACTTAAGACGACCTCTGTTTGAGCCCCTGGAAAGGGGTGTGGGACAGCACAAGCGCCAGCATATCCGAAATCATCTTGGTCGCGTCCACGTCAGACCATGTGGTGCGAAGTCGGCACTGGAGAGTTTCTTGGCGCTAGTAACCGAAGTTAATCCCAACTAAGAGTACGTAGTCCCGACGATCAACGGCTCCATCCTGAAGCAGCCACTGGACTAATGTGGCTGATGGCCCGACAGTAGGTGCTGGCTAAATCCTGTCCAGAGTGTCGAAGAAAACCGACATAGCGGTTATGAAACGGGCTGTTCTGGCCTAGAAACGGTCGGGACTGGATCCTGCGACCGTTATTGGAGGGAGAAGGCGCGTATGGAGTCGGGAATTCCGAGTGATGGAAATAAGATGGCGTTGGGAGTCAGAAGTAGATTGAATGGAATTGGATTGACGACGCACAGGAAATGCGGAAAAATCACGCACGGACGGCTGCCTGAGCCTTGAGGCCGGAGCCGTCCCTCCAATAGCCCTGACTCAGTCCCCTGGTATAATATGTCGCTTCTAATGCCGGTACCGAGCTTAGTGACCTTGATTCGGCACATATAGCCTATAGTCTTGTGGATCTTCTGGATAACCGGTTCATTACCTATGAACTCTGTTCTAGCAAGGTTGTGCTACCCTGGAACCTCCCTTAAACCCCCAAGTATTGCCTCATTGCTACCGAAAATTACACCCTCTGCTCCATAGTGTGTTTCTAAATCTTCACTAAATAAACGTGATATAGTAGCAAACCATTTTAAGAGGTATGCGGCACAAAATGTCTCAAAAGCGCCATCACATCCATACAATTGAGTATAAAGGCACAGTCGTCGTCAGCTATATGTCTCCACTATTAGCTCAACAATGAAACAATCGAATTGAATTGACTTCCCGCCACCCTTTAGGCAAAGTGTCCATAATCAAATGAACGCTAAGTTAGCATTAATTTTATGCTAACTTCTTATCAGATCCGCTCAAGCCTCCGCTAAGCCTCTGGAATCTCATTCCAAATTGCCAGTGCCAACAAGCAAGGCAATGGGTTAGCCTAATTTCTGGACTTGAGGTCTGGACTATTGGATCCGAGGTTGACGGACCGATGCTGAAGTAATGGCTGTTTCGGATTTATTGCAGAGAAGAGTAAGGATCGTCGAAGAGAGATGATCGGATAGGTGGAAAGCTGAGGTCTAAGGGCGTTTGGCATGGATTTAGATTTATGCACGGAGGAACAGGTACTCTCCCTCTGTCATATCGCTAATTTTGTCTGACACGCCGGTCCTCTGTGACGGCAGTTGGCGTGCTTGCCAGCTGGTGTGGAGTCGAATCCCGAATAAGCATATACAAGGTACGGGGTAGAGTTTTCATGTCACAAAAGTAGGGGCTACTATCGGGACATTGAATCAACCATCTTTTCAGGGAGTACAGTATTTTCGCTCTTCTAGGGGCGATGTGAGTTACATGAGTGAATCTCGTCGTTTTCTCCGAAAGTAGTATGGCTCCGAGTGAGAAAGTCAGGTAACTAAGGCCAAAGACTGGCCTCAAGACTAGCCCGCTAGTGTAACTTAGAATTGTAGATCAATAGACCCGTTAGGGCATTGGTCTggtatcatcttcatcacagACTTCAAAGCAGTATCTGCTTCTGCAAAATGCCACTACCAAGCCACAAATCTTTGTAAGGTAGTGGCACACTTGCTTTGATGGaactccgtactccgtactgtgaagcaataaaaatagaatcGCTACCACACCTAGCTGCTACACCATTGTGTTAGTATAGGGTTCAACTAGTCACTTTCCTCCGCTGCACTGTAAAAGCCCGGGCCAGCAATTCCACCCGAAGAGCATCAGAATCTGAGATAGATTGACGATTACGCGGCTTAGGAAACACCGCAGACACTGGATTGTTTTAAGTAATCTACCTTTCTTCACAGGACTCACCGTGTCACTTACTGAGAGGTCTGTATCACACACGGAGATTACCACGGGAAACTCGCGAATGGAACGCCATTGCCAGCTGCCGCCTTAGGGACGTTTGTCTTTGGACTGCGTTCATTGGAGCGAATTAAGATTGACGCTTCTAGTGAAGGCACTTGGGCCGAGAATTCATGATATTAGATCCGTAGGACATTATTCTGTATTTACCCATCCCCAGGTGTGCTGCTATGGGGGCAAATCACCCTTCTGTGTGATGGAAATCCGTTTTCTTAAGTGAAGGTAGAAGTCAACTCTGGCGTCAATATACATTGTAATGTCGACCTCGCCGTAGACACCCCTCGAAAAGCCTACAATCGAAAAGGTATAACGGCAAACATCCTGGATAGGTCTTTTAAGGATCTACCATGCAGCATGTTCAGTCCTATGTTAGCTTTTAGCAAATATACTAGGGAGTATAGCCATTGTGATAGCTGAGTTCATTGGATTTTCCCGGTATATTGGCGATAAAGTCGTACGTTTTGCTTTATAAAGCGTTTTATCAAGCTTCTTTCCAATGACTTATCCTCGATGGTCTAacggtcatgatttccgcTTGTCATCTCATACGAGAACAAGcgcgggagacctgggttcgactcccagtcGGGGAGATTTTTTTACCTCCAGATTTTTAATGTATCTCAAATATATGTTCCTTTTTGTTGCCAGTAACAGTCTCTCTAGTGCTTCGCTATTAGGGCTGCGTTATTTGAGTTGTCGTCGTAACTACCttatatatagtttgtgGTCTGGTCGTGAggcatatatatattcaggtGACACGGTAAAGCCCTTTGTCGtaaaaacaacaaaaacagAAAGGATTGGTATGCAGATTATATATAAGTTGACAATAGCTTTAGTATGGAAAGCAACCCAAAGAACCTCCTATCACATAcagcaaaggagaaagtTTTCGACCAGGATACCACTAAACTCATCGATGGACGCCTTATACCCCGGGGAGGCCTCCACACTGTTGAGGCTATGGGAAATATCAGAGGATTGAAACTAGTTTATACTACGCAAATCGTCGAAGTTATGGCGTATCATCATTCTATTTATCGAGGTATCTAACCTTTTAGGctaataaaacttttatacGTGCAGAGTGAGAATCACATTTTTAGAACCGTAAGTCC
This Aspergillus flavus chromosome 1, complete sequence DNA region includes the following protein-coding sequences:
- a CDS encoding putative P450 family fatty acid hydroxylase — its product is MEETNLIPIPEPRGLPLLGNILDVDSEAPEKSFQRLAETYGPIFRLNLAGASRVFISTYELVDEICDEERFTKVVTAGLREIRNGVQDGLFTADYPGEDNWAIAHRVLVPAFGPLMIRAMYEDMYDIASQLALKWARQGSSATIMANDDFTRLTLDTIALCSMGTRFNSFYSEDLHPFIKAVATLLQGSSDRTFRSTLLNNLPTRENKKYWSDISLLRTLSQELVDARRNNPIDKKDLLNALILGQDLQTGQHLSDDSIINNMITFLVAGHETTSATLTFLFYYLLKNPHAYQRAQEEVDTVVGQRKIIVEDLSKLPYIAASLRETLRLQAPVPLIAFHPHPTKNHEDPVTLGKGKYALNNDEPVVLIMGKVHRDPKVFGDDAEEFKPERMLDKNFEDLPKNAWKPFGNGMRGCIGRPFAWQEMLLVVAMLLQNLNFEMENPSYDLRIKQSLSIKPDGFQMKATLRRGLDAAKLASVLNSGGDLLSRAPQILNGEYKPNTDLRFHLRPMHIFFGSNTGTCEALARRLAKDSMGYGFATRVESLNSAMENIPRDNPVIFITATYEGQPPDNAAHFFEWLNGLKKAELDGVNYSVFGCGHHDWSATFLRIPKATNDLIEKHGGTRLCDMGMADAANSDMFSDFDTWSELILWPAINLKFGRASSEGDVQSKSALHVDVSSSMRASTLGLQLQEGYVLENKLLTTPDVPAKRMLRFKLPPDTTYQCGDYLIVLPVNPAHVVCRAIRRFNISWDSMLTVRKPSHASDGITNMPLETPISAFELFSTYVELSQPASKRDLITIADAATTDTDAQAELQSLASSPNRFTEEVINNRLSPLDILIRHPSINLPLSTFLEMLPPLRVRQYSISSSPLASQSDCTITFSVLNSPHLSTENKRFVGVASTYLSELQAGDRVQISIRASNNKGFKPPLKEETPMIMACAGSGLAPFRGFIMDRAERNRGRRTELLSDDDHPEIGKPARAILYIGCRTKGKDDIHASELDEWTRQGAVDVRWAYSRPTDRSQRRHVQDLLFEDRNELLELIDQGARIYVCGGMSVGQGIRQVFKDMFIERCREVLENGSDGDEDVAAEEYLDSLKTEERYATDVFT
- a CDS encoding extracellular proline-glycine rich protein → MKFSNAAALGLVGCALALPKHIESGDGQSLPNFPFGTPSEGQPQEGGEGSFPFPGPSGTFPSGFPTPSGGAGFPVPSGQPDFPAPSGGAGFPDQSFDKRYEGEGFPFPVPSGFPTGIPSGFPIPSGFPTGFPTGFPSGIPSGFPIPSGFPIPSGSPSSGWPFGGWPFGGFEKRQAQGTDEGNDNEGEGDDSSFPAPSGFPTPSGPVPSGATPSGFPGGHHGEGHHGEGHHGGKGHHGGKGHHGEGHGPKPTGTLPSGFPQPSGGEGPRPTPSGSFPAPSGGAFPFFA
- a CDS encoding uncharacterized protein (expressed protein) encodes the protein MYLKYMFLFVASNSLSSASLLGLRYLSCRRNYLIYSLWSGREAYIYSGDTVKPFVVKTTKTERIGMQIIYKLTIALVWKATQRTSYHIQQRRKFSTRIPLNSSMDALYPGEASTLLRLWEISED